From the genome of Limisalsivibrio acetivorans, one region includes:
- a CDS encoding flagellar basal body-associated FliL family protein — protein sequence MKIKIGTVVILIVIALAIFFVVNYKDNLGMSISAFTGPNENPFDEYKAEKEEAGESYHVRFKDIVTSVSDPTGRRYIRMDLSIETKNEDLADKMTENQDHTAKVITNALSTAQNINVRDDDGKMQVKNSIRQSLGEYYNTDKIDNVYFENFVYD from the coding sequence ATGAAGATCAAAATCGGAACTGTGGTCATCCTTATTGTAATTGCTCTGGCTATCTTCTTTGTTGTCAACTACAAAGACAATCTCGGTATGTCCATTTCCGCATTCACAGGCCCCAATGAAAACCCCTTTGATGAGTATAAGGCGGAGAAGGAGGAGGCTGGGGAGAGCTATCATGTCCGTTTTAAGGATATTGTCACCAGCGTTTCCGACCCCACAGGCAGGCGGTATATACGCATGGACCTGTCCATTGAAACGAAGAACGAGGACCTTGCTGATAAAATGACAGAGAATCAGGATCACACAGCCAAGGTTATAACAAACGCCCTCTCCACCGCCCAGAATATCAATGTGCGTGATGACGACGGGAAGATGCAGGTTAAGAACAGCATAAGGCAGAGCCTGGGCGAATACTACAATACAGATAAAATAGATAACGTATATTTCGAAAACTTTGTGTATGATTAA
- the mtaB gene encoding tRNA (N(6)-L-threonylcarbamoyladenosine(37)-C(2))-methylthiotransferase MtaB, which yields MTTFIYTFGCKVNQVESEHFLNRAETAGLQISDRPEDADSIILNSCAVTERAVNKLLSLLRKIKRNNPDIKLLVTGCAAEMLTEKLKESGADIVVTNTGKKDVIQYLTENRDFLAPIESRTGLDIGYTPMKSRTRAFVKIQDGCDSFCSYCIIPSLRGKPVSKPMEQVIDEVKGLISEGYREIVPVGIHVGKYGRDRGENLLDLLERLACIAGDSRIRLTSIEVNELDERLIPLMNSGKVCPHLHVPIQSGSRSVLKRMNRHYTPEEYLEKTRRFKEQVKDLTLGGDVITGFPGETEAEAAETEELIRSAGVDFLHVFQYSDREGTPASAMPDKVHSSVKKARAANLRELGEELKNKTALSMRGRVLRVLAQNDGSGLTDNYFEAELPADCQKNTFYGIDVREVSEQSFLKGEVFPWTTER from the coding sequence ATGACCACATTCATATATACATTCGGATGCAAAGTAAATCAAGTGGAAAGTGAGCATTTTCTGAACAGGGCGGAGACTGCCGGCCTGCAAATATCTGACAGACCGGAAGATGCAGATTCCATAATTCTCAACTCTTGCGCCGTAACCGAAAGGGCGGTGAACAAGCTCCTATCCCTATTACGCAAAATAAAACGGAACAACCCTGATATTAAGCTCCTTGTAACCGGATGCGCTGCTGAGATGCTTACAGAGAAGCTGAAGGAGAGCGGTGCGGATATCGTTGTCACAAACACGGGGAAGAAAGACGTAATCCAGTACCTTACAGAGAACAGGGACTTCCTCGCACCCATAGAATCGAGAACGGGGCTCGATATCGGCTACACACCGATGAAAAGTCGCACCAGGGCCTTTGTCAAGATACAGGATGGCTGCGATTCCTTCTGCTCATACTGCATCATACCCTCACTCCGTGGGAAGCCTGTGAGCAAACCTATGGAACAGGTGATCGATGAGGTAAAGGGTCTCATATCTGAAGGCTACAGGGAGATCGTACCCGTCGGTATCCATGTGGGCAAATACGGGAGGGATCGTGGTGAGAACCTGCTGGATCTCCTGGAGAGACTCGCCTGCATTGCGGGTGATTCCCGAATCCGTCTCACATCCATAGAGGTAAACGAGCTTGACGAAAGGCTAATCCCGCTGATGAACTCAGGCAAGGTGTGTCCGCATCTCCATGTTCCGATCCAGAGCGGCTCCCGGAGCGTCCTCAAAAGGATGAACAGGCATTACACTCCAGAAGAATACCTTGAAAAGACCCGGCGCTTCAAAGAGCAGGTTAAAGACCTGACCCTCGGTGGTGATGTGATAACAGGTTTTCCGGGAGAAACCGAGGCGGAGGCGGCGGAAACCGAAGAGCTTATACGTTCTGCCGGTGTTGATTTTTTGCACGTATTCCAATATTCTGACAGGGAAGGAACCCCGGCTTCAGCCATGCCGGATAAGGTACACTCCTCTGTGAAGAAGGCCCGGGCGGCAAACCTGAGGGAACTCGGCGAAGAGCTGAAGAACAAAACCGCCTTATCCATGAGGGGAAGAGTGCTGAGGGTTCTTGCACAGAATGACGGTTCCGGACTAACGGATAACTATTTCGAAGCGGAGCTCCCCGCAGATTGCCAAAAGAACACCTTCTACGGCATTGATGTTCGGGAGGTCTCCGAACAATCGTTCCTCAAAGGAGAAGTTTTTCCATGGACAACAGAAAGATAG
- a CDS encoding FAD-dependent oxidoreductase translates to MDNRKIVVIGGVAAGATAAAKARRTSEDADISLLEKGKYISFANCGLPYYTGGTIESRNKILLHTPKSYGGRFNVDVNVNTEAVDIDRKAKKVLLSSKEGEGEIEYDRLIIAVGGKMIIPPIEGIDNTPYFTMRTVEDADSVKEFIEKSKPKSAVIIGGGFIGVETAEAMLHCGLETTIVEAKPEIMPNLPQVVAMNLREYIENSGVSVKRGVFASKVEKDGGIKVSLSSGETIETDMLFLCTGVLPNTDLAEKAGLRIGETGGIWTDDTMRTSDPEIYAAGDAVEKLNRITRKKVLLPLAGPANREGRTAGYNSVTDGDVKFPGVIGTSIVGFGEYCAACTGLTYEKALEAGYDAEYVYTEDADISEYYPGFNFIFLKTVYEKKTGKILGAAASGKTGVDKRIDCIATAITGGLTVYDLEHLELAYAPQFAAAKDNLNLAGFAASNRLRGTGYIITPEEMLEILRKEKDTQLVDVRTKMEYRHGRIDDAVNIYVNELRKNLDKIDKSRPVYLYCAVGFRGYIALRTLRNLGYEAYNITGGIEAFNRIKKIL, encoded by the coding sequence ATGGACAACAGAAAGATAGTAGTCATAGGCGGCGTGGCGGCGGGAGCCACTGCGGCGGCAAAGGCGAGAAGAACATCCGAAGATGCCGATATATCCCTGCTTGAGAAGGGGAAATATATTTCCTTCGCAAACTGCGGGCTCCCCTACTACACAGGGGGAACAATAGAATCCAGAAACAAGATACTTCTGCATACACCAAAGAGCTACGGCGGACGTTTTAATGTGGACGTAAACGTAAACACCGAGGCCGTTGATATAGACCGGAAGGCAAAGAAGGTCCTCCTTTCCTCAAAGGAGGGTGAAGGGGAGATAGAATACGACAGGCTTATAATCGCCGTCGGCGGTAAAATGATAATCCCCCCAATCGAAGGAATAGACAACACACCCTACTTCACCATGCGCACCGTGGAGGATGCGGACAGCGTTAAGGAATTTATTGAGAAGAGCAAACCCAAGTCCGCAGTGATCATCGGCGGCGGGTTTATCGGCGTTGAAACTGCCGAAGCAATGCTCCACTGCGGTCTTGAAACCACCATAGTCGAGGCAAAGCCCGAGATAATGCCAAACCTCCCCCAGGTTGTGGCAATGAACCTGCGTGAGTATATCGAAAACTCCGGAGTCTCCGTAAAAAGGGGCGTATTCGCCTCCAAGGTCGAGAAGGATGGAGGGATCAAGGTCAGCCTCAGCTCCGGTGAAACCATCGAAACGGATATGCTTTTCCTCTGCACAGGGGTACTCCCCAATACAGATCTGGCCGAAAAGGCTGGGCTCAGGATCGGGGAAACGGGTGGCATATGGACCGATGATACGATGCGCACCAGCGATCCGGAGATCTATGCCGCCGGAGACGCCGTTGAGAAACTGAACAGGATCACAAGAAAGAAGGTCCTTCTCCCCCTTGCAGGCCCTGCAAACAGAGAGGGGAGGACAGCTGGATACAACTCCGTAACCGATGGAGATGTGAAGTTCCCCGGCGTTATCGGAACATCCATAGTCGGCTTCGGCGAATACTGCGCCGCATGCACAGGGCTTACCTATGAAAAAGCACTAGAAGCCGGCTACGATGCAGAATACGTATACACCGAAGATGCGGACATCTCTGAATACTATCCCGGGTTCAACTTTATATTCCTTAAAACGGTCTATGAGAAAAAGACCGGTAAGATCCTCGGTGCGGCGGCATCGGGTAAAACCGGGGTAGACAAGCGGATAGACTGCATAGCCACCGCCATTACAGGGGGGCTCACCGTATACGATCTGGAGCACCTCGAGCTGGCATACGCTCCCCAGTTCGCAGCCGCCAAGGACAACCTGAACCTTGCGGGTTTTGCCGCATCAAACCGTTTGCGGGGAACTGGCTATATCATAACCCCAGAGGAAATGCTTGAAATTCTGCGCAAAGAAAAGGATACTCAGCTTGTTGATGTTCGCACAAAAATGGAATACAGGCACGGACGCATCGACGATGCCGTTAATATTTATGTAAATGAACTCAGAAAAAATCTGGACAAGATAGATAAAAGCCGCCCCGTATACCTGTATTGTGCAGTAGGATTCCGCGGGTATATAGCCCTTAGAACCCTCAGAAACCTCGGCTACGAGGCATATAACATAACGGGCGGGATAGAGGCTTTTAACCGTATCAAGAAAATACTATAG
- a CDS encoding phosphoribosylaminoimidazolesuccinocarboxamide synthase, translating to MKELLKTDMPDLEFMGSGKVRDIYDLGNELLIVTTDRLSAFDVILPNGVPGKGKVLTKLSEYWFRHTEDIVSNHLITTDILKMPEKVQKYADQLEGRTMLVKKAKPFPVECVVRGYITGSGWKDYKKTGAVCGIELPGDLQESQQIEPPIFTPATKADVGDHDENISFERMTNIVGSDMAEKLKSLTISVYEKARDIALSKGIIIADTKFEFGVYNDEIILIDEVLTPDSSRFWFKEKYELGKPQESMDKQFVRNYLETLDWDKTAPGPVLPREIALSTAERYEEIMNILMK from the coding sequence ATGAAAGAACTGCTGAAGACAGACATGCCCGACCTTGAATTTATGGGAAGCGGAAAGGTAAGAGACATCTACGACCTGGGCAATGAGCTTCTCATTGTTACCACAGACAGGCTATCTGCCTTTGATGTTATCCTCCCCAACGGAGTACCCGGAAAGGGAAAGGTGCTCACGAAGCTGAGCGAATACTGGTTCAGGCACACCGAGGATATCGTGAGTAACCACCTTATAACCACCGATATCCTCAAGATGCCCGAGAAGGTTCAGAAGTATGCGGATCAGCTTGAGGGGCGCACAATGCTCGTTAAGAAGGCGAAGCCATTCCCCGTTGAATGCGTTGTAAGGGGATATATCACCGGTTCGGGATGGAAGGACTACAAGAAAACCGGCGCAGTTTGCGGAATCGAGCTTCCGGGCGATCTCCAAGAATCCCAGCAGATCGAACCCCCCATATTCACCCCCGCAACCAAGGCGGATGTAGGGGATCATGATGAGAATATCTCCTTTGAAAGAATGACAAACATAGTCGGCAGCGATATGGCCGAGAAGCTCAAGAGCCTCACGATCTCCGTTTACGAAAAGGCCAGAGACATCGCCCTCTCCAAGGGTATCATCATTGCGGACACCAAGTTTGAGTTCGGCGTATACAATGATGAGATTATCCTCATAGACGAGGTTCTCACACCCGACTCATCCAGATTCTGGTTCAAGGAGAAGTACGAGCTGGGCAAGCCCCAGGAAAGCATGGACAAGCAGTTTGTGCGCAACTACCTCGAAACCCTCGACTGGGACAAAACAGCACCCGGCCCCGTTCTCCCCAGAGAGATAGCCCTCTCCACGGCGGAACGCTACGAAGAGATAATGAACATACTCATGAAGTAA
- a CDS encoding flagellin codes for MHNFQHGSAGKGASMLTIGYNAAAQKVSNYIQRQSDAVNTSIQRLSTGLKVNSASDDPGDISFINRFSAAIDSQRRLVTNIQDNISLLQTADYSVSGTNGISSLLSTIREKSLAATNSTLTSQDKLNLQTEIEELIDEIDRISASTEFNTRKLINGDSGGKVTPSSSSIDGYAIGPVSSNTYEITNIEGASYHQLKNETASSGAHEFGSDFNYTETVVTSSANVSVSAGNATSSETYTLVFDGASSFDVYDDSGTHITSGSTGTAFTVSGLDVTVSAGSTYASDYKVNFTMTSGAPGFTEIYDGNSGSSAAATLDNTDWDADAMMNSRFYIKYDYDGSTLSYAAFDTDDNQMGSWVSAGSTFTAYSGSKLSGSSFDFDTTGTTKGDIWEVDFGTFASLQSAGGTLSISTADSGFSIGYDGDDQLSDIVSRINELGDGTAEAELVESDVDGTYIKITSAEKGDEGRLRVYDTSGDLASTLDISEIEDTGNDASITHDGHTYTSSTGYFNNVIDNVKIEVKDEADTEKAFLSVADKSLVSPTNIRGGSDFTLYISELTPEALGLKNVSGEYAIDVTSTSGANDALTLMDETIERVSGESARIGSMMNALDHHIGYIEDTRLAYEETYDNHTAVNYADELTRLTENRLQLESASAMLAQANLYPSKVMALLGLTSTGS; via the coding sequence ATGCATAATTTCCAACATGGAAGTGCTGGTAAAGGTGCGTCCATGCTTACCATCGGCTATAACGCCGCCGCTCAAAAAGTCTCTAATTACATTCAGAGGCAGAGCGATGCGGTAAACACTTCTATACAAAGGCTTTCCACCGGGCTTAAGGTTAACTCCGCTTCGGATGATCCGGGGGATATCTCCTTCATCAACAGGTTTTCTGCGGCCATCGATTCCCAAAGAAGGCTTGTCACAAATATTCAGGATAACATCAGCCTCCTGCAGACTGCGGACTACTCCGTATCCGGCACAAACGGGATATCATCCCTACTTTCAACTATCAGGGAGAAATCCCTGGCGGCAACGAACTCTACGCTCACATCCCAGGATAAGCTTAACCTCCAGACGGAGATCGAAGAGCTTATTGATGAGATCGACCGGATAAGCGCATCCACCGAGTTCAATACTCGCAAGCTGATAAACGGCGATTCGGGAGGTAAGGTTACCCCCTCTTCATCCTCCATCGACGGATACGCCATTGGTCCTGTCAGCTCAAATACCTACGAGATAACAAACATCGAAGGGGCGAGCTACCACCAGCTTAAGAACGAAACCGCCTCCTCCGGAGCCCACGAGTTCGGCAGCGACTTCAACTATACCGAAACCGTAGTCACATCCTCAGCCAATGTTTCCGTCAGCGCCGGTAACGCCACATCCTCCGAGACCTACACCCTCGTTTTCGACGGAGCCAGCAGTTTCGATGTCTACGATGATTCCGGCACCCATATAACTTCCGGCAGTACGGGCACAGCCTTCACAGTAAGCGGGCTGGATGTTACCGTAAGCGCAGGGAGCACCTACGCTTCGGACTATAAGGTCAACTTCACCATGACCTCCGGAGCGCCTGGATTCACAGAGATATACGACGGCAACTCGGGGAGCTCCGCAGCAGCAACCCTGGACAATACGGACTGGGACGCTGATGCAATGATGAACTCCCGCTTCTACATTAAATACGACTACGACGGAAGCACACTCAGCTACGCCGCCTTTGACACCGATGACAACCAGATGGGGAGCTGGGTCTCCGCAGGCTCCACCTTCACAGCCTACTCCGGCTCCAAGCTTTCCGGAAGCTCCTTCGACTTCGACACCACAGGAACAACCAAGGGGGATATATGGGAGGTGGACTTCGGAACCTTCGCATCCCTGCAAAGCGCCGGCGGCACACTCAGCATTTCCACTGCAGACTCCGGTTTCAGCATCGGCTACGACGGGGATGATCAGCTTTCGGATATCGTCTCCAGAATTAACGAGCTCGGCGATGGAACAGCGGAGGCGGAGCTAGTGGAATCCGACGTGGACGGCACATATATAAAGATAACCTCCGCCGAAAAAGGGGATGAGGGAAGGCTCCGTGTTTACGATACCAGCGGTGACCTCGCAAGTACCCTCGATATCTCAGAGATAGAGGATACCGGAAATGATGCATCCATAACACACGACGGACACACCTACACATCCTCCACGGGCTACTTCAACAACGTTATAGATAACGTTAAGATAGAGGTTAAGGACGAGGCCGATACAGAAAAGGCGTTCCTGAGCGTTGCGGACAAATCTCTGGTTAGCCCCACAAACATCCGCGGAGGAAGCGACTTCACCCTCTACATCAGCGAACTGACACCCGAAGCTCTCGGCCTCAAAAACGTCTCCGGCGAATACGCCATCGATGTAACAAGCACCTCCGGTGCAAACGATGCCCTTACCCTTATGGATGAAACCATCGAAAGAGTATCAGGCGAAAGCGCCCGTATCGGCTCCATGATGAATGCTCTGGACCATCATATAGGATACATTGAGGACACACGCCTCGCCTATGAGGAGACCTACGACAACCATACGGCTGTGAACTACGCAGACGAGCTTACAAGGCTAACGGAGAACAGACTTCAGCTTGAGTCCGCCTCGGCTATGCTTGCGCAGGCAAACCTTTATCCATCCAAGGTTATGGCGCTTCTGGGGCTGACATCAACAGGTTCATAG
- the hypD gene encoding hydrogenase formation protein HypD, whose amino-acid sequence MKFVSEFRDRETAKGLVDAIHKEVCSDERYRFMEVCGSHTMAISKFGIRSLLPDNVELVSGPGCPVCVTPQWEIDAVFRMAEEAVIVTFGDMLRVPGSNGESLQKLRSEGKDIRIVFSPLDTLAMAVKEPERDFVFLGIGFETTAPTSAALAKSARMKGVENLYITPYSKTVPEVLQVLLDDESLGINGFVCPGHVSVITGLSIYEPVAERGIGAVVTGFEPLDILSSVLELIRQTNSGSASVVNMYPRVVRPEGNPKALGLLDEVFRKEDTDWRGLGSIPGSGLRFNDEYSSFDALRYFEIESSGVYDIDVCRCGDVLKGKMSPKECPLFGDACTPVNPVGPCMVSSEGSCSAYYKYER is encoded by the coding sequence GTGAAATTTGTCAGTGAGTTTCGGGATAGAGAGACCGCAAAGGGGCTCGTTGATGCAATCCATAAAGAGGTTTGCTCCGATGAGCGCTACAGGTTCATGGAGGTTTGCGGAAGCCATACCATGGCGATATCGAAGTTTGGTATCCGCTCGTTGCTCCCTGATAATGTAGAGCTTGTGAGCGGACCGGGCTGTCCTGTCTGTGTGACACCCCAGTGGGAGATAGATGCGGTTTTCCGTATGGCGGAGGAGGCTGTTATCGTAACCTTTGGTGATATGCTGAGGGTTCCCGGAAGTAACGGGGAGAGTTTGCAGAAGCTGAGGAGCGAGGGGAAGGATATTCGCATAGTCTTTTCCCCTCTTGATACTCTAGCTATGGCTGTGAAGGAGCCGGAGAGGGATTTTGTATTCCTCGGTATCGGTTTTGAAACCACAGCCCCTACCTCTGCCGCATTGGCTAAGAGTGCCCGTATGAAGGGTGTAGAGAACCTGTATATAACACCCTACAGCAAGACCGTCCCCGAGGTTCTGCAGGTTTTGCTTGATGATGAGAGTTTGGGAATCAACGGTTTTGTGTGTCCAGGGCATGTATCTGTAATAACGGGGCTTTCTATATATGAACCCGTTGCTGAGAGGGGTATCGGTGCTGTGGTGACCGGTTTTGAACCTCTGGATATCCTGTCATCTGTTCTTGAGCTTATAAGGCAGACAAACAGCGGATCTGCATCTGTGGTGAATATGTATCCCAGGGTTGTGAGACCGGAAGGAAACCCAAAGGCGCTTGGGCTTCTGGACGAGGTTTTCAGGAAAGAGGATACCGATTGGCGGGGGCTTGGAAGTATCCCGGGTAGCGGTCTTCGCTTTAATGATGAGTATTCAAGTTTCGATGCTCTGAGGTATTTCGAGATAGAATCCAGCGGAGTGTATGACATAGACGTTTGCCGTTGCGGCGATGTTCTGAAGGGTAAGATGAGTCCTAAAGAGTGCCCTTTGTTTGGCGATGCCTGCACGCCAGTTAACCCTGTGGGGCCGTGCATGGTTTCATCGGAAGGGTCTTGTTCTGCTTATTATAAATACGAAAGATAA